In the Oncorhynchus gorbuscha isolate QuinsamMale2020 ecotype Even-year linkage group LG05, OgorEven_v1.0, whole genome shotgun sequence genome, one interval contains:
- the LOC124035416 gene encoding tRNA-uridine aminocarboxypropyltransferase 1-like codes for MFFCYTCCSLVGLPIKIDIIKHPSEVDGKSTAIHAKILAPDDVTIYTYPCIPEYEDDTDKVVLVFPGPGSVSVEEMTWRLQNLAVMKSAASQMRNRPQRALLRVELKTRKTCFWRHQKGSPDTYLATIEAVYYFLKDYQELCLRQEYTGQYDNLMYFYCYLHTLINKAKTTAGRR; via the exons ATGTTCTTCTGCTACACCTGCTGCTCTTTAGTGGGC CTCCCTATAAAGATTGACATCATCAAGCATCCCAGTGAGGTTGATGGGAAGAGCACAGCCATACACGCCAAGATCCTCGCCCCCGATGATGTCACCATCTACACCTACCCCTGCATACCTGAGTATGAAGATGACACAGACAAA gTAGTGCTGGTGTTCCCTGGTCCTggatcagtctcagtggaggAGATGACATGGAGATTGCAGAACCTGGCTGTCATGAAGTCAGCTGCCTCCCAGATGAGGAACCGTCCCCAAAGAG CGTTGCTCCGTGTGGAGCTGAAGACCAGGAAGACGTGTTTCTGGCGCCATCAGAAAGGTTCTCCAGACACCTACCTGGCAACCATAGAGGCTGTCTACTACTTCCTCAAGGACTACCAGGAGCTGTGTCTGAGACAGGAGTACACAGGACAGTACGACAACCTGATGTACTTCTACTGTTACCTACACACACTGATCAACAAGGCTAAGACAACCGCTGGGAGACGCTGA
- the LOC124035001 gene encoding tRNA-uridine aminocarboxypropyltransferase 1-like: MSSSDVLASPSGVDVSSSPKSPLAKTQQPDKDSKPVTKQNPVPASPPLHGLKLAPHRELEQAQQRGRLKCSSCGGSRMFFCYTCCSLVGVSQQEIPSVKLPIKIDIIKHPSEVDGKSTAIHAKILAPDDVTIYTYPCIPEYEDDTDKVVLVFPGPGSVSVEEMTWRLQNLAVMKGYTAGGGTHIRSHTHRREGGEAGIEGQTETPGACPLQRVVFIDSTWNQTTRIITDERLQALLRVELKTRKTCFWRHQKGSPDTYLATIEAVYYFLKDYQELCLRQEYTGQYDNLMYFYCYLHTLINKAKTTAGRR, from the exons aTGTCCAGTTCGGACGTGCTAGCCAGTCCCAGTGGTGTGGACGTGTCCTCCTCTCCCAAATCACCACTGGCTAAAACCCAGCAACCTGACAAGGACTCCAAACCAGTAACCAAACAGAACCCtgtccctgcctcccctcccctccatggTCTGAAGCTGGCTCCCCACAGGGAGCTGGAGCAGGCACAGCAGAGGGGCAGGCTGAAGTGTTCTAGCTGCGGAGGCTCCCGGATGTTCTTCTGCTACACCTGCTGCTCTTTAGTGGGCGTCAGCCAGCAGGAAATCCCCTCTGTCAAG CTCCCTATAAAGATTGACATCATCAAGCATCCCAGTGAGGTTGATGGGAAGAGCACAGCCATACACGCCAAGATCCTCGCCCCCGATGATGTCACCATCTACACCTACCCCTGCATACCTGAGTATGAAGATGACACAGACAAA gTAGTGCTGGTGTTCCCTGGTCCTggatcagtctcagtggaggAGATGACATGGAGATTGCAGAACCTGGCTGTCATGAA GGGCTACACAGCAGGCGGAGGGACACACATcaggagccacacacacagaagagagggaggggaagcaGGGATAGAGGGCCAGACTGAGACACCAGGGGCCTGTCCCCTCCAGAGAGTGGTGTTCATCGACAGCACATGGAACCAGACCACCAGAATCATCACAGATGAGAGACTACAGG CGTTGCTCCGTGTGGAGCTGAAGACCAGGAAGACGTGTTTCTGGCGCCATCAGAAAGGTTCTCCAGACACCTACCTGGCAACCATAGAGGCTGTCTACTACTTCCTCAAGGACTACCAGGAGCTGTGTCTGAGACAGGAGTACACAGGACAGTACGACAACCTGATGTACTTCTACTGTTACCTACACACACTGATCAACAAGGCTAAGACAACCGCTGGGAGACGCTGA